In Capra hircus breed San Clemente chromosome 5, ASM170441v1, whole genome shotgun sequence, the DNA window AAGATACCAGCAGTAGATGTAAGGGAGTCACAGCAGATTTAGGTTGAGATGGTTGCCTTtctctattaaagaaaaaagcttCCAATGAGCAgctttttctaagagttttaacATTCTctaaagcaaatggcaacccactccagtactcttgcctggaaaatcccatgaacagagaagcctgccaaactacagtccatgggaccgcaaagagtcagacaagactgagcgacttcactttctttcttttcatagctCCAGTTAATACctcttctctttgcctttcaGGTCAAGAGACATAGAATTTCCATCATATGAGCTGCCCCACAATttgttaatcagttcagttcagttcagttcagtcactctgtcgtgtccaactctttgcgaccccatgaactgcagcatgccagacctccctgtccatcatcaactcccggagtctacccaagcccttgtccatcgagtcggtgatgccatccaaccatctcatcctctgtcatccacttctcctcctgccctcaaactttcccagcatcagggtattttcaaataagtcagctcttcgcatcaggtggccaaaatattggaatttcagcttcaacatcagtccttccattgaacacccaggactgatctcctttaggatggacaggctggatctccttgcagtcctagggactctcaagagtcttctccagttcaaaagtatcaattctccagcgctcagctttctttatgatacaactctcacatccatacatgactacaggaaaaaccatagccttgactagacagacttttgttggcgagtaatgtctctgctttttaatatacagtctaggctggtcataactttccttccaaggagtaagtgtcttttaatttcatggctgcaatcaccaacagCAGCAGTCttgcagcccagaaaaataaagtcagccactgtttccccatctatttcccatgaagtgatgggaccagatgccatgatcttagttttctgaatgttgaaaacttcaacattgagctttaagccaactttttcactctcctctttcactttcatcaagagtctctttagttcttcttcactttctgtcataagggtagtgtcatctgcatatctgaggttattgatatttctcccagcaatcttaattccagcttgtgcttctttcagcccagcgtttctcctgatgtactctgcatagaagttaaataagcagggtgacaatacacagccttgacatactccttttcctatttggaaccagtctgtttttccatgtccagttctaactgttgcctcctgagctgcatatatgtttctcaagaggcaggtcaggtagtctttTTTGTGAATTTATGAATAATCCCCTCATAAAGGAACTCAGTTATCCCAGTCTGAGCTGGGACTCTGACTGAGACACTGAGACCCACCCATCATAGTAGGTGACCTTGACAAAGTTAAGAACAAATCTTCCACTCCTTCAAAGCTTTTGTTCATGGGTTCTGGTGCTCCTACTTTGTCTAGAAAAACTTGACACAATTTAATTCAAAGCACATCTAACTTCTGCAAGACTTTTCGAGTGATCATCCTCTTGACTGCCCCCTTTACTTCATTGTTCCTTAGGCTGTAGATGATGGGGTTTAACATCGGTGTGATGACAGTGTAGGACAATGACACTAGCTTCTTGCTCTCGGAAGACTGGTTGGATTTGGGCCGTAGGTAGGTCAAGCTGGCTGTTCCATAGAAAAGGGATACCACAATGAGGTGAGACGAACAAGTGGAGAATGCCTTCTGGCGACCGGTAGCAGAGGGCATCATCAGGATGGTTTTAATAATGCGAGTGTAGGAGACCAAAATGAGGGAAAAGGGAAACATAATAAATAGTAGTGTGGAGGCAAGTGCTTGCATTTCATACATGGTTGTATCCTCAGTGACTAGTTTCAACACCGGGGGACCATCACAAAAGAAGTGGTCTATGGTGCTTGGTCCACAGAAAGGATGGGCCATCAACCAAGCTGTCTGTAGCATAGACACAGGAACACCAGACATCCAAGAACCTACAGCCATCCACAAACATAGGGACCTATTCATTATGACTGAATAGCGGAGAGGATTACAGATGGCTACAAAGCGATCATAAGCCATCATAGAGAGGAGGAAACATTCAGAGctgccaaagaagaaaaagaagtacatCTGGGTACCACAGCCTACAAAAGAGATGCTTTTCCTTTGGGATACTAGATCTACCAACATCTTTGGCACCATGACCAAGGTGAAACAGACTTCAAGAAGTGACAAGTTCCTGAGAAAGAAGTACATGGGTGTTTGAAGAGCAGGATCcataatggaaactgtgacaatAAGGAAGTTACCCAACAAAGTGACTGTATAGATGACCAGGAACAAAACAAAGAGGGAAACTTGCATCTCAGGCTTGTTTGTAAAACCACGAAGAATAAATTCAGTCACTTGGGTGTGATTTTCACAGATCATATCTTAGACCAGTTTCTCTCTAATAATCAAAGTATATGTGTCAAAGTatcaaaaaatattctttaaaggtATATATAAtgtcaaatataataataaaattcataaatGTATCTTTGTTCTCAGTTGTCTTACCATTCTATTTCTCTGAAACAGAATATCTACAATAAGATTTAATCAGAGCAAATAAATAATTTGCATGAATACCACTAATTGCTTGTCACCTAGGTGCAGTTGGTCTCTCACCAGTGATGACAGTCTGCAGCTCATGTTCTTCATCAGAGGCATGTTATTTTTCAGGATGAAGTAGAAAGAGTTTGGGCAGCTAATAACTAAAATAGAAtcacttaatatttttttaataatttttaaaaatatatccaagAGGTATTCAAGaggcaaaaagataaaaattgggctagtttgactttttaaatctTAGATTATAAATGATATATTTCTACCAAATGAAGTGCATTTTATACAATACACTACTCCATCcagtacacatacacatatatacatccatacatatatacacatataaattatatacacatgtaggtacatatatatgtatatgagggAACCTTAGTAAATAAACatagataaacaaataaacataacAGGTGCTTATGATTTTAGTACTTTGTGCAGTCCTCACAGGACTGCTAATTTatgtgatttttcctttttttaaaaaatataaatttattttagttggaggttaattattttacaatattgtattggttttgccatacatcagcat includes these proteins:
- the LOC102182384 gene encoding olfactory receptor 10A7; this translates as MICENHTQVTEFILRGFTNKPEMQVSLFVLFLVIYTVTLLGNFLIVTVSIMDPALQTPMYFFLRNLSLLEVCFTLVMVPKMLVDLVSQRKSISFVGCGTQMYFFFFFGSSECFLLSMMAYDRFVAICNPLRYSVIMNRSLCLWMAVGSWMSGVPVSMLQTAWLMAHPFCGPSTIDHFFCDGPPVLKLVTEDTTMYEMQALASTLLFIMFPFSLILVSYTRIIKTILMMPSATGRQKAFSTCSSHLIVVSLFYGTASLTYLRPKSNQSSESKKLVSLSYTVITPMLNPIIYSLRNNEVKGAVKRMITRKVLQKLDVL